The segment TGGAGAACGATAATTGTCTAGAGCGACATTAGCTTTAAACTCTTGACGAGGAGTAACATAAATATTCAAAACCGCTTTATCAGGTGTAGTACCTTCCTTCAAGCTGGCTGAAATTTTTGCCAGTAATGGGTCTTGTTGTAGCAGTTGTAACGCTGATAATAAACGCTTGTTGTTGAGTATCGGTTGTGGAATACGTGCCCGAATATAATTGTGCAAGCGACCACCTCCGGTGGGGCGCAGCCCATCGCCACCGATAATATTGATTTGTTCTAGTTTCCCTTCTACTATGCCAATAGTAACCACTGCCTCATTAATCTTGAGTGATTGGTTTTCTGATACAGGGAGGTAAGCTCCAGAGTTGATGTAACCTTTGTCTACATAGTAGTTAGTAACAGTATCAGTAACTTGTAACAAATTAGAGAAAGAAATTTCTTTCCCTACAAAAGAAGCTACCAGTTTCTCTAATTCCTGATTACTAAAGACTGTATTTCCTTGAAAAATAAATTTTCTGATTTTGATTATTTGCTGTGTGTTTGGTATTGGTGATTGAGAAGGTATTGGTAAGGAAGTAGGCGGAATTGTCGGCTGTTGATGTGGGGTAAAAGTCGAAGTTAATCTAGGAAGATTCTGTATAATTGGGATATTTTCGGAATTTATTTGATTGGCTTCAACTGGTGTTAAAAATAAGTTATTTGCTACTAGAGAGGCTAATAGTGATTGTGTATTCACTGGATATTTTCATGGTGTAATTGTTTTAAAATTTGTTCTACAAACTGACGGAATTAATATTTAGGGATGATTTCGTCAGTTTTTATCAGTCAATTTTACTGGCTATCAGAAATATTGAAATGACAGGGTGGTTCTGATATGGGGTTAGAAATAGTTAAATCATTAGGTGTAACAGTGAAACTTACAGTTCCGTCACCGTTATTTTTCCAGCCTTGTGCTGAAACGATAGCTTGATTTTCAATTTGATTAGATTGGTCTATTGGTGTAGTGGGAGCGACGATTGATTCTGAGGATTCGTCTGTCCATCCCACCGTAGCATCGAGAATATCGGAAGGGTTTCTAGGTATTCCTCCCTTACCTGTGATTGATAGTTGCTCAGTTTGATTTGGCGGTTCTGGAGAACAAGTATTTTTAATTTCAGTAGGGTCAAAAGTTGAAGCCTTGATCCCAGAGAAGCCAAAGTCTAGTTGTGAAGTATTGATTTTAACAGAGCCATTAACACCTTGTTCGGAACTAGCTGTAATTTTACTGTTTTGTGACACAAATAAGCCTTGAGTTGTGATTTTAATATTCCCGCCTCTTCCTTCAAAAGCATTAGCTGTGATGCTGCTATTGTTTTGCAAGACTAATACGCCTGTATTAATGTCAACATTTCCACCATTGCCATTAGTGCCGTTTGTACCTGCGGTTGCAGAGATAATACCGTTGGACAAATCAAGGTTTTGCGAGTTCAAGCTGATATTGCCGCCTTGAC is part of the Nostoc sp. UHCC 0870 genome and harbors:
- a CDS encoding ShlB/FhaC/HecB family hemolysin secretion/activation protein, whose translation is MNTQSLLASLVANNLFLTPVEANQINSENIPIIQNLPRLTSTFTPHQQPTIPPTSLPIPSQSPIPNTQQIIKIRKFIFQGNTVFSNQELEKLVASFVGKEISFSNLLQVTDTVTNYYVDKGYINSGAYLPVSENQSLKINEAVVTIGIVEGKLEQINIIGGDGLRPTGGGRLHNYIRARIPQPILNNKRLLSALQLLQQDPLLAKISASLKEGTTPDKAVLNIYVTPRQEFKANVALDNYRSPATGSFQRRLELSQTNLLGLGDTLSVGYRNTDGSNALTASYSLPLNHQNGTIGFSYANISNNIIEEPFTTLDIVSDARLYELTYRQPLLRQASATSAQEFALGLTASRLENESSLQNTPFPISAGADPNGRTRVSAVRFSQDWTNRSTLSSLFVRSQFSWGLDAFDSTINTNAPDGRFFSWFGEGTWLRRLGDTSLLMRTRLQLADRPLPSLEQFSLGGINRHLQNSIIL